A window of Sulfurovum riftiae contains these coding sequences:
- a CDS encoding carboxymuconolactone decarboxylase family protein — MAHIKLPEFEEMTPAIQEKARPILEKTGQLGEIFKLLAIDEKIYFATDEMIQKYLLDETTLSYDIKEAIALLISKENGCKMCVDIHKSIAKMLGLTEEHIEKILQGVDAIDTDEKEKALLNFCIRAAQKDNYKIQKEDIDTLKAMGWSDVQIIEAVAITGYFNYINTLSNVFGLGE; from the coding sequence ATGGCACATATTAAACTACCCGAATTTGAGGAAATGACACCGGCGATACAGGAGAAGGCAAGACCGATCCTGGAGAAAACAGGACAGCTTGGTGAAATATTCAAACTGCTTGCGATCGATGAGAAGATCTATTTTGCAACGGATGAGATGATACAGAAATATCTGCTTGACGAGACGACACTTTCCTACGATATCAAAGAGGCGATAGCCTTGCTTATTTCCAAAGAGAATGGATGCAAAATGTGTGTGGACATACATAAGAGTATTGCCAAGATGCTGGGACTGACAGAAGAACACATCGAGAAGATCCTTCAGGGCGTTGATGCGATCGATACGGATGAGAAAGAGAAGGCTCTGCTCAATTTCTGTATCAGGGCTGCACAGAAAGACAATTATAAGATCCAAAAAGAGGATATTGATACACTCAAAGCAATGGGTTGGAGCGATGTACAGATCATCGAGGCAGTAGCCATTACGGGATACTTCAACTACATCAATACACTCTCAAACGTCTTCGGTCTGGGAGAGTAA
- a CDS encoding DsrE family protein has protein sequence MGIFRVMLVLFGLLTGIVQAEEYKAVFDCSSDNADYIKSRMWLVGKTMDMIEKKGEKAVFAITLHGGCVSMVSKEYEMIVPDEEVPQIKKAQEYLRVLAEKRGVKVIVCAMSLASNAIEQKEVLPFVSISPNSFIDTIGYQNRGYALMTFK, from the coding sequence ATGGGTATCTTTCGCGTTATGCTCGTACTTTTTGGGCTGCTTACAGGCATTGTGCAGGCAGAGGAATACAAAGCGGTCTTTGACTGCAGTTCCGACAATGCAGACTATATCAAGAGTCGTATGTGGCTGGTAGGCAAAACGATGGATATGATAGAGAAAAAAGGGGAGAAGGCTGTTTTTGCTATCACCTTGCATGGCGGCTGTGTATCGATGGTCTCAAAGGAGTATGAAATGATCGTACCCGATGAGGAGGTACCCCAGATCAAAAAAGCGCAGGAATACCTCAGGGTCCTTGCAGAAAAAAGAGGTGTGAAAGTGATCGTGTGTGCCATGTCACTTGCCTCCAATGCCATAGAGCAGAAAGAAGTTCTTCCTTTTGTAAGCATTTCTCCCAACAGCTTCATCGATACGATCGGCTATCAGAACAGGGGATATGCCCTGATGACCTTCAAGTGA
- a CDS encoding nickel-dependent hydrogenase large subunit, which translates to MKKIIIDPVTRVEGHLRVEVLLDENNVIEEAYVSGQLFRGIETILKNRDPRDAGLLAGRICGVCTNSHFRTAVSCVEDAYGIEIPDNARSIRDLMSLALFIQDHVVHFYHLHSLDYVDVTSALQADAEVCSKIAYKYSAEPFRNSKAHYENVKEKLQTFVDSGRLGPFANGYWGHAAYKLSAEENLILLSHYLDALKFQSSISKAIAIFGGKTPHPQSIVVGGITSVADMLNPSRLNEFIFILKEAKEFVDRAYLPDMKLLTAAYRDEIKSGQGRGNGNFIAVGGYAFSDGRLFESGVIMGHDFSNIQEFDPKNITEHIERSWYREEDPDTPYYTDLNRDGSLKTEENSDKYSWIKAPRYEGKTMECGPLARMLISYNKNNALLKPYVDTFLKETGLELIDLASTVGRNAARAIETQYITDLLFKRVSDLLQHIKYYDTKTWEKYDFSTLPQTAEGNAFFEVPRGILSHFIKIEEQKISHYSVIAPTTWNATPKNRDGARGPYEEALIGMKLEEPEKPLEVLKVLHSFDPCLACAVHVIDARGRELGRYKIT; encoded by the coding sequence ATGAAAAAGATCATCATAGACCCGGTCACCAGGGTCGAAGGGCACCTAAGGGTCGAAGTACTGCTCGATGAGAACAATGTCATAGAAGAAGCCTATGTCAGCGGACAGCTTTTCAGGGGTATCGAGACCATACTCAAAAACCGTGACCCCAGAGATGCCGGCCTGCTTGCCGGACGGATCTGCGGGGTATGTACGAACTCCCATTTCAGAACCGCAGTCAGCTGTGTGGAAGATGCCTACGGTATCGAGATACCCGACAATGCCCGAAGTATCAGGGACCTGATGTCCCTTGCTCTTTTCATTCAGGACCATGTAGTGCACTTCTACCATCTCCACTCTCTGGATTATGTGGATGTCACCTCTGCGCTTCAGGCCGATGCAGAAGTGTGCAGCAAGATCGCATACAAGTATAGTGCAGAACCATTTCGAAATTCAAAAGCCCATTATGAGAATGTCAAAGAGAAACTCCAGACCTTTGTCGATTCCGGCCGTCTGGGACCGTTTGCCAACGGCTACTGGGGCCATGCCGCCTACAAACTCTCTGCCGAAGAGAACCTCATTCTGCTTTCACACTATCTTGATGCACTCAAATTCCAAAGCAGTATCAGCAAAGCCATTGCCATCTTCGGAGGCAAGACACCTCATCCACAAAGTATCGTCGTGGGAGGCATCACCTCTGTGGCCGACATGCTTAACCCTTCAAGGCTCAATGAGTTCATTTTCATTCTCAAAGAGGCAAAAGAGTTCGTCGACAGGGCCTACCTGCCCGATATGAAACTTCTGACCGCTGCCTACAGAGATGAGATAAAAAGTGGTCAGGGACGGGGGAACGGGAACTTCATTGCGGTAGGCGGATATGCATTTTCTGACGGCAGACTCTTCGAAAGCGGTGTGATCATGGGGCATGATTTCAGCAACATACAGGAGTTCGATCCAAAGAACATTACGGAACATATAGAGAGGTCCTGGTACAGGGAAGAAGATCCCGATACACCCTACTATACCGATCTCAACAGAGACGGCTCGTTGAAAACCGAGGAAAATTCGGACAAATACAGCTGGATCAAAGCACCGCGTTATGAGGGTAAGACTATGGAGTGCGGGCCGCTTGCCCGTATGCTTATCTCCTACAATAAAAACAATGCCCTGCTTAAACCGTATGTGGATACTTTTTTGAAAGAGACCGGTTTGGAACTCATCGACCTCGCCTCCACTGTCGGAAGGAATGCAGCCCGGGCCATTGAGACCCAATATATCACTGACCTTCTTTTCAAGCGTGTCAGTGATCTGCTTCAGCATATCAAGTATTACGATACCAAAACTTGGGAAAAATACGATTTCAGTACGCTCCCGCAAACAGCCGAAGGCAATGCATTTTTTGAAGTACCCAGAGGCATACTCTCCCACTTCATCAAGATAGAAGAGCAGAAGATCTCACACTACTCCGTCATCGCCCCGACCACATGGAATGCCACGCCAAAGAACAGAGATGGTGCAAGAGGTCCCTATGAAGAAGCGCTCATAGGTATGAAACTCGAGGAGCCTGAAAAACCGTTGGAGGTCCTGAAGGTCCTTCACTCTTTCGACCCCTGCCTCGCCTGCGCCGTACATGTCATCGATGCACGAGGAAGAGAGTTGGGCCGTTACAAGATCACTTGA